Proteins co-encoded in one Methylomonas albis genomic window:
- the lptG gene encoding LPS export ABC transporter permease LptG: protein MNVLTIYIIKEVVKGSLIAVLLLLTLFNLFSFSDELKNLGRGGYDLKQILWFLTLTSPRVFYELVPSAALLGSLFVVGSMANNREIVAMRGAGLSIAWIIRTIMLAGLLLVTVAVLVGEFVAPSCERAAQLLKTTALNDGVVMRSQYGMWLREGNSFINVRKILDDGSLADVRIYDVDETHKLNRITHAEHALFQGNKQWRLDSVKQSEINSQQIYARTEAEQPWKSSIDSDLLKVAVVNSDNLSLYDLFNYIDFLKQNNQKSQSYELAFWSRLINPFVTFVMLMVSAPFVIGIGRGTSTGARIMMGIVIGMTFNIFDRIAGHVGLVYDINPMLMAMLPSALVFCGALIAVRRVS, encoded by the coding sequence ATCAATGTATTAACCATTTATATTATCAAGGAAGTTGTTAAGGGTTCTTTGATTGCGGTGTTACTGTTGTTGACGCTGTTCAATCTGTTCAGCTTCAGCGATGAATTAAAGAATTTGGGGAGAGGCGGCTATGACTTGAAGCAGATTTTGTGGTTTTTGACGCTGACCTCGCCGCGGGTGTTTTATGAGTTGGTGCCGTCGGCAGCGCTGCTGGGCAGCTTGTTCGTGGTGGGCTCGATGGCCAATAATCGCGAAATTGTGGCGATGCGCGGCGCGGGTTTATCAATCGCCTGGATCATCAGAACGATTATGTTGGCGGGCTTGCTGCTAGTGACCGTGGCGGTATTGGTTGGCGAGTTCGTTGCGCCGTCATGCGAACGTGCCGCGCAATTATTGAAAACCACGGCGCTGAACGACGGCGTGGTGATGCGTTCGCAATACGGGATGTGGCTGAGAGAGGGCAATAGTTTTATCAACGTCCGCAAAATTCTCGATGATGGTTCGCTGGCCGATGTGCGCATTTACGATGTCGACGAAACCCATAAACTCAACCGGATCACTCACGCCGAGCATGCTCTGTTCCAAGGCAATAAGCAGTGGCGCTTGGATAGCGTGAAGCAGTCTGAGATCAATTCGCAGCAAATTTATGCCCGCACCGAAGCGGAACAGCCGTGGAAATCCAGCATCGATTCGGATTTGTTGAAAGTGGCCGTAGTCAACTCGGACAACCTGTCTTTATACGATTTGTTCAACTACATCGACTTCCTGAAACAGAATAATCAAAAGTCGCAAAGCTACGAGCTGGCGTTCTGGAGCCGTTTGATCAACCCGTTTGTGACGTTTGTGATGTTGATGGTGTCGGCGCCGTTTGTGATTGGCATCGGTCGCGGCACCAGCACCGGCGCGCGGATCATGATGGGCATCGTGATTGGCATGACGTTTAACATTTTCGACAGAATTGCCGGTCATGTTGGCTTGGTTTACGACATCAATCCTATGTTGATGGCTATGTTGCCAAGCGCCTTGGTATTTTGCGGTGCGTTGATAGCGGTTAGGCGGGTTAGCTAG